One region of Acomys russatus chromosome 8, mAcoRus1.1, whole genome shotgun sequence genomic DNA includes:
- the LOC127193070 gene encoding thymosin beta-4-like, which translates to MSGKPDVTEIEKFDKSKLKKTEMLSKETIKQETQAGES; encoded by the coding sequence ATGTCTGGCAAACCCGATGTGACTGAGATCGAGAAATTCGATAAGTCgaaactgaagaagacagaaaTGCTATCAAAAGAAACTATTAAACAGGAGACGCAAGCTGGCGAGTCGTAA